A part of Sulfurifustis variabilis genomic DNA contains:
- a CDS encoding metal-dependent hydrolase, with amino-acid sequence MGAVAGFVKRDGRRLATLLRLAKVQWRQAGDASAYTPTAMDTLTHALSGALLARATEPRSPTPGQLPRRLRQWVGFWAAAFPDSDFVLRFIDPLMYLTTHRGITHSILLLPVWALGLAYAFMLITRRRYDWRAFLAVCALGIAIHILGDVITAFGTMVFAPVSDARVALPFTFIIDPYFTGILAAGLLASALSRRGRRAAVAGLSVLVAYVGSQAMLHERAVRAAEAYATARGVDGTAHALPQPFSPFNWMLVIEQERTYHLAYVNLLRREPAARAPDAGWFTRVYSSYAPVNRAEWLQVPRFGTSPMEAALAERVWHLDLLDRYRHFARFPALYRIDRGDGRTCVWFNDLRFALVGRTMPFRYGACEEAGTWRLRRLVGDGPGTFDPRAGLFREYRAAEVRG; translated from the coding sequence ATGGGCGCCGTCGCCGGATTTGTCAAACGGGACGGCCGGCGCCTCGCGACCCTGCTGCGACTCGCGAAGGTGCAGTGGAGGCAGGCGGGGGATGCGAGCGCTTATACTCCAACGGCAATGGACACGCTGACGCATGCGCTCTCCGGCGCGCTCCTCGCGCGCGCCACGGAGCCGCGCTCCCCGACGCCCGGGCAGCTGCCGCGCCGGCTGCGGCAGTGGGTCGGTTTCTGGGCGGCGGCGTTCCCCGACAGCGATTTCGTCCTGCGCTTCATCGATCCGCTGATGTACCTCACGACCCACCGGGGCATCACGCACTCGATCCTCCTGCTGCCGGTCTGGGCGCTTGGACTCGCGTACGCGTTCATGCTCATCACGAGGCGACGCTACGACTGGCGCGCGTTCCTGGCCGTCTGCGCGCTCGGGATCGCGATCCACATCCTCGGGGACGTCATCACGGCCTTCGGCACCATGGTGTTCGCGCCGGTCTCGGACGCACGCGTGGCGCTCCCCTTCACGTTCATCATCGATCCGTACTTCACCGGGATCCTCGCCGCGGGGCTTCTCGCCTCGGCGCTCTCGCGGCGCGGGCGGCGCGCCGCCGTCGCCGGGCTCTCGGTGCTCGTGGCCTACGTCGGATCTCAGGCGATGCTGCACGAGCGGGCCGTGCGGGCGGCCGAAGCGTACGCCACCGCGCGCGGCGTCGACGGAACCGCGCACGCCCTGCCACAGCCGTTTTCGCCGTTCAACTGGATGCTCGTGATCGAGCAGGAGCGGACCTACCACCTCGCCTACGTCAACCTGCTGCGACGCGAGCCGGCCGCCCGTGCGCCGGACGCGGGCTGGTTCACCCGGGTCTACTCGTCCTACGCGCCGGTAAATCGGGCCGAATGGTTGCAGGTACCCCGGTTCGGGACGAGCCCGATGGAAGCCGCGCTCGCCGAACGGGTCTGGCACCTCGATCTGCTCGACCGCTATCGCCACTTCGCGCGCTTTCCCGCCCTTTACCGCATCGACCGGGGCGACGGACGCACGTGCGTCTGGTTCAACGACCTGCGCTTCGCCCTCGTCGGCCGGACCATGCCGTTTCGCTACGGGGCATGCGAGGAAGCGGGGACATGGCGGCTCCGCCGCCTCGTCGGCGACGGCCCGGGGACCTTCGACCCCCGCGCCGGACTATTCCGCGAATACCGCGCCGCCGAAGTCCGGGGGTAG
- a CDS encoding TetR/AcrR family transcriptional regulator, which translates to MATRGDKRTRLVKAADKLVQRQGYHATSLADIAAAAGVPLGNVYYYFRSKEALGDALIGQRGEHYRARRATWDREPDPKTRLRAFVEMTVENSTLLARSGCPIGSLCQELHKQGGPLAEAASGMFAEFLDWLEMQFRALGKGAESRELAVHVMSALQGATLLTHSFRSPRYIESEARRLKAWIEAL; encoded by the coding sequence ATGGCGACCCGCGGCGACAAACGCACCCGGCTGGTGAAAGCGGCCGACAAGCTGGTTCAGCGGCAGGGGTACCACGCCACCTCGCTCGCCGACATCGCGGCGGCCGCGGGCGTCCCGCTCGGCAACGTCTACTACTACTTCCGCAGCAAGGAGGCGCTCGGCGACGCCCTTATCGGGCAGCGCGGCGAACATTACCGCGCGCGCCGCGCGACCTGGGACCGCGAGCCGGATCCCAAGACGCGTCTCCGCGCGTTCGTGGAGATGACGGTCGAGAACAGCACACTCCTCGCCCGCAGCGGCTGCCCGATCGGCAGCCTGTGCCAGGAGCTGCACAAGCAGGGCGGGCCGCTCGCCGAGGCGGCCAGCGGGATGTTCGCCGAGTTCCTGGACTGGCTCGAGATGCAGTTTCGCGCGCTGGGGAAGGGGGCGGAGTCGCGCGAGCTCGCCGTCCACGTGATGTCGGCGCTGCAGGGGGCGACGCTCCTGACGCACAGCTTCCGGTCGCCCCGCTATATCGAGAGCGAGGCGCGGCGGTTGAAGGCCTGGAT